A window of Peromyscus eremicus chromosome 7, PerEre_H2_v1, whole genome shotgun sequence contains these coding sequences:
- the LOC131914155 gene encoding ATP synthase membrane subunit K, mitochondrial, translating into MAGPESDGQFQFTGIKKYFNSYTLTGRMNCVLATYGGIALLVLYFKLRPKKTPAVKAT; encoded by the coding sequence ATGGCTGGTCCAGAAAGTGATGGCCAATTCCAGTTCACTGGTATTAAAAAGTATTTCAACTCTTACACTCTCACAGGTAGAATGAATTGTGTACTGGCCACATATGGAGGCATTGCTTTGTTGGTCTTATACTTCAAGTTAAGGCCTAAAAAAACCCCAGCTGTGAAGGCAACATAA